One Gemella haemolysans ATCC 10379 DNA segment encodes these proteins:
- a CDS encoding aminotransferase class V-fold PLP-dependent enzyme, protein MIYKIANTAEEYEQIFKLNYETFVEEIPQHEKNETKKLKDKFHDKNIYIIAKKKNDVIGMISLSDQRPFSLDLKLNDIDKFYKGSYKKPVEIRLLSIKEQYRKTKVFTELLQRTFNYIIQNAYDIVFISGTTRQEKLYNHIGFVKFHENVGTKEAEYMPMYLRLDNGNKVIERLARAQRINFLPGPVDLSEDVIAKLSKQLYSHRSSEFVALTKDTLAKIEGILDVKQATILHGSATLANEAIMAQLKGRNLINGLVLANGEFGNRLVRETKRHGLNIETYSVGFGESFDLDVLSDKLKSGNYDFVYVVHNETSVGILNDLDEITRIVKDNNLVLAVDAVSAVGAIKYSYKDVDYVACSSGKAFCSVAGLAIVGSNCELVPLENTPLYLDLHYANKLTSIPFTQPSILMEALNTALDAFKTDERYEKVQEKYTYMKEGLKQLNLPIMKFKEKEVSPVIITVELPESISSLNVGSSLAINNIFIHYKSSYLQERNIIQFSFININTTKNEIDYTLNILKQMIGDY, encoded by the coding sequence ATGATTTATAAAATAGCAAATACAGCGGAAGAATATGAACAAATTTTCAAATTAAATTATGAAACATTTGTTGAAGAAATTCCTCAACATGAAAAAAATGAAACAAAAAAATTAAAAGATAAATTTCATGATAAAAATATATATATTATAGCGAAAAAGAAAAATGATGTAATTGGGATGATTTCATTATCTGATCAAAGACCGTTTTCGTTAGATCTAAAATTAAATGATATTGATAAATTCTATAAAGGTAGTTACAAAAAGCCTGTAGAAATTAGATTGCTTTCAATCAAGGAACAATATAGAAAAACTAAAGTTTTCACGGAATTATTACAAAGAACGTTTAATTATATAATTCAAAATGCATACGACATTGTTTTTATTTCAGGTACAACACGCCAGGAAAAATTATATAATCATATAGGATTTGTGAAATTCCATGAAAATGTAGGGACAAAAGAAGCAGAGTATATGCCTATGTATCTTAGACTGGATAATGGTAATAAAGTTATTGAAAGATTGGCGAGAGCACAAAGAATAAACTTCTTACCAGGTCCAGTTGATTTATCCGAAGATGTAATAGCAAAATTATCTAAGCAATTATACTCACACAGAAGTAGTGAATTTGTTGCGCTAACTAAGGATACATTAGCGAAGATTGAAGGTATTTTGGATGTCAAACAAGCAACGATATTACATGGATCAGCTACACTAGCGAACGAAGCTATTATGGCTCAATTAAAAGGAAGAAATCTTATAAATGGGCTAGTTTTAGCTAATGGCGAATTTGGTAATAGGCTAGTTCGTGAAACAAAGAGACATGGGCTTAATATAGAGACTTATTCTGTAGGATTTGGAGAGAGCTTTGATCTTGATGTACTATCGGATAAACTTAAATCTGGAAACTATGATTTTGTTTATGTAGTTCACAACGAGACTAGTGTTGGAATATTAAATGATTTAGATGAGATTACTAGAATAGTTAAAGATAATAACTTAGTCTTAGCTGTGGATGCAGTTTCAGCAGTAGGAGCTATAAAATATAGTTATAAAGATGTTGATTATGTAGCTTGTTCATCTGGAAAGGCATTTTGTTCTGTAGCAGGTTTAGCAATAGTTGGTTCTAACTGTGAGTTAGTTCCTTTAGAAAACACACCATTATATCTAGATTTACACTATGCAAACAAACTTACATCTATACCTTTCACTCAACCATCGATTTTAATGGAAGCTTTAAACACAGCATTAGATGCTTTTAAAACTGATGAAAGATATGAAAAGGTACAAGAAAAATATACATATATGAAGGAAGGATTAAAGCAATTAAATCTTCCAATTATGAAATTTAAAGAAAAAGAAGTATCTCCAGTAATAATTACTGTAGAACTTCCTGAAAGTATAAGTTCACTTAATGTAGGTTCTTCACTTGCGATAAATAATATTTTTATTCATTACAAGAGTTCATACTTACAAGAAAGAAACATTATACAGTTTTCATTTATAAATATTAACACAACAAAAAATGAAATAGATTACACATTAAATATATTAAAACAAATGATAGGAGATTATTAA
- a CDS encoding DNA-dependent RNA polymerase subunit epsilon — MAVFKVFYQENSKEIPVRENTQVLYVEADGVPAVRKYLDDRNYNVELVQELSEAYLEFEKQSEDFKVEKVNG; from the coding sequence ATGGCAGTATTTAAAGTATTTTACCAAGAAAATTCAAAAGAGATTCCAGTAAGGGAGAACACTCAAGTATTATATGTTGAAGCTGATGGAGTACCAGCAGTAAGAAAGTATTTAGATGACAGAAACTACAATGTTGAACTTGTTCAAGAATTAAGCGAAGCATACTTGGAGTTTGAAAAACAATCTGAAGACTTTAAAGTGGAGAAAGTTAATGGATAA